One window of uncultured Erythrobacter sp. genomic DNA carries:
- a CDS encoding tetratricopeptide repeat protein: MRNLALLAVAIAAPLALASCSAEQQVSGNSALIGGETFLELVEDARIAVRAGNLAEAGRYYDEARSLEPENPGLWVDIARLRFRGGEHLTAIEAADFALQLDPQYAPAILMRAQLVRDAHGLAESLVWFEAAAAADPRNPEVLAEYAATLGDLGRYEDMLAVIRELAEFAPGLSQVHFQQAVLAARAEDPVLASTLLTRSGLSGQGVASAMMLDAIVNMQQGNFDTSVEVLEALAERQPGNMRVSELLARALWLGGRDREIVARFAERAQAAQASPYLIMLVGRAYERRGDRARALPLIERAQESRQASLFALDTGGSLPVATAEMRRFVASGNDAAAQRLANSLTDRLPLSGDVHVLAGDAELDSGNAERALELYQVAAQVRRSWPLTRKIIAAYRAYGDEVAAEVVLTRYIAGDPHNTEALLLLARNSAQQEDWLRALVVLDTAIALGAGNDLEVLGMRADAARVLGRTEEATRFDAARAELKPDAFVTN, from the coding sequence ATGCGTAATCTTGCCCTTCTCGCAGTCGCGATTGCGGCACCACTCGCTCTCGCAAGCTGCTCTGCGGAACAGCAGGTCAGCGGCAATTCGGCGCTTATCGGCGGAGAGACCTTCCTCGAATTGGTCGAGGATGCCCGCATCGCGGTGCGCGCAGGCAATTTGGCGGAGGCGGGGCGTTATTACGATGAAGCGCGTTCGCTAGAGCCGGAAAACCCCGGCCTTTGGGTCGATATTGCCCGCCTGCGCTTTCGTGGTGGTGAGCATCTGACCGCCATCGAAGCGGCGGATTTTGCGCTTCAGCTCGATCCGCAATATGCGCCTGCGATCCTGATGCGCGCGCAGTTGGTGCGCGATGCGCATGGCCTTGCAGAATCGCTTGTATGGTTCGAAGCCGCAGCCGCAGCCGACCCGCGCAATCCCGAAGTGCTGGCTGAATATGCCGCAACTCTGGGTGATCTCGGGCGATACGAAGATATGCTTGCGGTGATCCGCGAGCTTGCCGAGTTTGCGCCGGGTCTGAGTCAGGTGCATTTCCAGCAAGCCGTGCTTGCGGCGCGCGCAGAGGATCCGGTGCTCGCCAGTACGCTCCTCACACGGAGCGGGCTCAGTGGACAAGGCGTGGCTTCGGCGATGATGCTCGATGCAATTGTCAATATGCAGCAGGGCAATTTCGACACTTCGGTGGAGGTTCTGGAGGCGCTAGCCGAGCGCCAGCCGGGCAATATGCGAGTGAGTGAATTGCTTGCGCGAGCCTTGTGGCTGGGTGGCCGTGACCGTGAGATCGTCGCTCGATTTGCTGAACGCGCGCAGGCGGCACAGGCCAGCCCCTATCTCATCATGCTTGTCGGACGCGCCTATGAACGCCGCGGTGATCGCGCGCGTGCGCTCCCGCTGATCGAGAGGGCGCAAGAATCGCGGCAGGCGAGCTTGTTTGCGCTTGATACTGGCGGTTCGCTGCCGGTTGCCACAGCGGAGATGCGCCGGTTTGTTGCTTCTGGCAATGACGCAGCCGCGCAGCGTCTTGCCAATTCTCTGACCGACCGTTTGCCTCTGTCTGGCGACGTCCATGTGCTTGCCGGTGATGCCGAGCTTGATAGTGGAAACGCCGAACGAGCGCTCGAATTGTATCAGGTCGCCGCGCAGGTGCGCCGGTCATGGCCGCTAACCCGCAAGATTATCGCCGCCTATCGCGCCTATGGTGACGAGGTCGCGGCGGAAGTTGTTCTTACCCGCTACATTGCTGGCGATCCGCACAACACCGAGGCCTTGTTACTGCTAGCGCGAAACAGCGCCCAGCAAGAAGATTGGTTGCGCGCTCTGGTGGTGCTCGACACTGCAATTGCGCTTGGCGCGGGCAATGATCTGGAAGTGCTGGGCATGCGCGCCGATGCTGCGCGGGTGCTGGGGCGGACCGAAGAGGCTACGCGGTTCGACGCAGCGCGAGCCGAGTTGAAGCCCGACGCATTCGTGACAAACTAG
- a CDS encoding recA-like protein, whose protein sequence is MTKPAPLSGAKALDAFSVPSRSKSGAVSVGSVPHLSGKRIAALSRAREGRWKPGLSDQPLHSEIFASTRDASGAGLALALARDALRFAAGADDPLAEAEDRRQVLWVQDKRAVQRGGRPYLHGLPAELRDRLIHVEAATPEDALFALEEGLKCRDLACVIGEIAGNPRALDFTASRRLSLTAEKHGVALWLVRVEAESDLSSARMRWRVGAEPSEPPLWNAEAPGAPQWRAELFRARSHAPGQWTLNNDNGRLSIRQYPRPANTDAGTDANTEAAGSPDIGHLVRATVGRSLAAVSRV, encoded by the coding sequence ATGACGAAACCTGCTCCTCTCTCCGGCGCGAAAGCGCTTGATGCCTTCTCTGTCCCCTCGCGTTCCAAAAGCGGGGCGGTGAGTGTTGGTTCTGTGCCGCATCTGTCCGGCAAGCGCATCGCTGCGCTGTCGCGGGCGCGGGAGGGGCGGTGGAAGCCGGGACTTTCCGATCAGCCGCTGCATAGCGAGATTTTTGCAAGCACCCGGGATGCCAGCGGGGCAGGGCTGGCGCTGGCTCTGGCGCGCGATGCGCTTCGCTTCGCTGCCGGAGCCGATGACCCGCTAGCCGAGGCAGAAGATCGCCGTCAGGTGCTGTGGGTGCAGGACAAGCGCGCGGTGCAGCGCGGCGGGCGGCCTTATCTGCATGGCCTGCCTGCGGAACTGCGCGACCGGTTGATCCATGTCGAGGCGGCGACGCCTGAAGACGCGCTGTTCGCGCTCGAAGAGGGGCTCAAATGCCGCGATCTTGCCTGTGTGATCGGAGAGATTGCAGGCAATCCGCGCGCGCTCGATTTCACCGCCTCGCGCCGGCTCAGCCTGACCGCGGAAAAGCATGGCGTGGCCTTGTGGCTGGTGCGGGTCGAGGCGGAGTCAGACCTGTCCTCGGCACGGATGCGCTGGCGGGTGGGGGCAGAACCGTCTGAACCACCCTTGTGGAATGCCGAGGCTCCCGGCGCGCCGCAGTGGAGGGCCGAGCTGTTCCGCGCGCGCAGCCATGCCCCCGGACAATGGACCTTGAACAATGACAATGGACGCCTCTCGATCCGCCAATACCCGCGCCCAGCGAACACAGATGCAGGCACAGACGCCAACACCGAAGCTGCAGGATCGCCGGATATTGGCCATCTGGTGCGCGCGACTGTCGGTCGATCGTTGGCAGCAGTCTCTCGGGTCTGA
- the prsR gene encoding PEP-CTERM-box response regulator transcription factor translates to MADKKPTLLVIEDDEGLQAQLKWAYDDFEVVIAGDRDSAIAALRSEAPAVVTLDLGLPPDPDGTSEGFAVLDAIMALKPDTKVIVASGHGARESALQAIERGAYDFYQKPVDIDALGLIVRRAFNLHAIEAENRRLVASSSEDKTVLGRLITGAPEMVKVARTIERVASTNVSVMLLGASGTGKELLAQGLHEASNRADKPFVAINCAAIPENLLESELFGHEKGAFTGAVKTTEGKIESANGGTLFLDEVGDIPLPLQVKLLRFLQERTIERIGGRKTISVDTRIVCATHQDLESMIAAGTFREDLFYRLAEIVIRIPGLAERHGDSVLLSKAFLKRFSKEMNPAVTGFAPDALSAIDGHDWPGNVRELENRVKRAVIMADGKLVNAVDLDFGESEEEAAEVLNLKAAREASDRKIIRHALARSEGNISSTAKLLGISRPTLYDLLKQYDLHA, encoded by the coding sequence ATGGCTGACAAGAAACCCACTTTGCTTGTCATCGAGGATGACGAAGGTCTGCAGGCGCAGCTCAAATGGGCCTATGACGATTTCGAAGTCGTGATCGCCGGTGACCGCGACAGTGCGATTGCAGCCTTGCGCAGCGAAGCGCCTGCGGTCGTGACGCTCGACCTTGGTCTGCCACCTGATCCCGATGGGACCAGCGAGGGCTTTGCCGTGCTGGACGCGATTATGGCGCTCAAACCTGACACCAAAGTAATCGTCGCAAGCGGTCACGGAGCCCGTGAAAGCGCGCTTCAGGCGATCGAGCGCGGTGCCTATGATTTTTACCAGAAGCCGGTCGATATCGACGCGCTGGGACTGATTGTGCGCCGCGCCTTTAACCTGCACGCAATCGAGGCCGAGAACCGCCGTCTTGTTGCAAGTTCAAGCGAGGACAAGACCGTTCTCGGCCGCCTGATAACTGGCGCACCCGAAATGGTGAAAGTCGCGCGCACAATCGAGCGCGTGGCATCGACCAATGTTTCGGTCATGCTGCTGGGTGCAAGTGGGACGGGCAAGGAATTGCTCGCGCAAGGTTTGCACGAAGCGAGCAACCGCGCGGACAAACCTTTTGTCGCGATCAATTGCGCGGCGATCCCCGAAAACCTGCTCGAGAGCGAATTGTTCGGGCACGAAAAGGGCGCGTTTACCGGCGCGGTTAAGACCACAGAGGGCAAGATCGAAAGCGCCAATGGCGGAACTCTCTTCCTCGACGAGGTCGGCGATATCCCCCTACCGCTTCAGGTGAAATTGCTGCGCTTTTTGCAAGAGCGTACGATTGAGCGGATCGGCGGGCGTAAGACCATCTCGGTCGACACCCGCATTGTTTGCGCTACCCATCAGGATTTGGAATCCATGATTGCGGCAGGCACATTTCGCGAAGACCTTTTCTACCGCCTTGCCGAGATCGTCATCCGCATTCCGGGCCTTGCCGAGCGGCACGGAGACTCGGTGCTGCTGTCAAAGGCTTTCCTGAAACGCTTTTCCAAGGAGATGAACCCTGCAGTGACCGGCTTCGCGCCCGACGCACTCAGCGCCATCGACGGGCATGATTGGCCGGGCAATGTCCGCGAGCTGGAAAACCGTGTGAAACGGGCGGTGATCATGGCCGATGGCAAACTGGTGAACGCTGTTGATCTCGACTTTGGCGAAAGCGAAGAGGAGGCCGCCGAAGTGCTCAACCTTAAAGCCGCACGCGAGGCCTCCGATCGCAAGATCATCCGCCACGCGCTCGCCCGCAGCGAAGGCAATATTTCGAGCACGGCCAAACTGCTCGGGATCAGCCGCCCGACACTCTATGACCTACTCAAGCAGTATGATCTGCATGCGTAA
- the panB gene encoding 3-methyl-2-oxobutanoate hydroxymethyltransferase, translating to MSTTFQLDTSTSRATPTPKPRKRLTVPGIRARKEDGVTEEPLVMLTAYTARQAQLLDAHCDLLLVGDSLGQVIYGLDSTIPVSLEMMANHGAAVVRGSYHSVVVIDMPFGSYEASKEQAFESAAYLLKQTGAAAVKLEGGEAMAETVEFLNSRGIPVMGHVGLTPQAVNVLGGYAARGRSDAEADKIVSDAVALDKAGAFAIVIEGVVEPIAIEATQAVSCPTIGIGASAQCDGQVLVTEDMLGMFERVPRFVKRYEDIASVIDKTVEKYADEVRARSFPGEEQTYQPKS from the coding sequence ATGTCGACTACATTCCAGCTCGATACGAGCACCAGCAGAGCCACTCCCACCCCCAAGCCGCGCAAGCGCCTGACCGTGCCGGGCATCCGTGCACGCAAGGAGGATGGGGTCACCGAAGAACCGCTGGTGATGCTCACCGCTTATACCGCTCGGCAAGCGCAACTGCTCGATGCGCATTGCGATCTGTTGTTGGTTGGAGATTCGCTGGGGCAGGTGATTTACGGACTCGATTCAACCATTCCTGTCAGCCTCGAGATGATGGCCAATCACGGGGCAGCGGTTGTGCGCGGCAGCTATCATTCGGTAGTCGTGATCGACATGCCGTTTGGCTCTTACGAGGCATCGAAAGAGCAAGCGTTTGAGAGCGCAGCCTATCTCCTCAAGCAAACCGGCGCAGCGGCGGTAAAACTTGAAGGCGGCGAGGCGATGGCCGAAACGGTCGAATTCCTCAATTCACGCGGCATTCCGGTGATGGGCCATGTCGGCCTCACCCCACAGGCAGTCAACGTATTGGGCGGATATGCAGCACGCGGGCGCTCGGATGCAGAGGCGGACAAGATCGTGAGCGATGCGGTCGCGCTCGACAAGGCGGGCGCCTTTGCGATCGTGATCGAAGGGGTGGTCGAACCCATCGCAATCGAAGCGACGCAGGCGGTTTCCTGCCCGACTATCGGCATTGGTGCATCGGCCCAATGTGACGGTCAGGTGCTGGTGACAGAAGACATGCTCGGCATGTTCGAACGCGTGCCTCGCTTCGTGAAACGCTATGAAGATATCGCCAGCGTCATCGACAAGACGGTTGAAAAGTATGCCGACGAAGTGCGCGCACGCAGCTTCCCCGGCGAAGAGCAGACCTACCAGCCAAAAAGCTAA
- a CDS encoding DUF6504 family protein has protein sequence MQAQTPTPKLQDRRILAIWCARLSVDRWQQSLGSETGEIGGEGAPTVLISETAHGPRVEAANDAGIEAGARVGMMLADMRTLCPHIQTAPADPAGDLAFLEELALWAQRWGPWSALDPPDGVLVDITAAAHLFGGERRLLGDVEAAFAQRKLRVRSAIAPTAGAAWALAHFGTHLGPQRAMLGPRDDAIRVLGDLPVAALRLDADVLTVLRRLGLKRLSDVADIAGNISGPTEAAARDALQRRFRNRRSPSANPLIRLDQLLGRVPEPLLPVIARHAPMVQRRLMEPIRHRSLLDQVLADLTVDMARELEGKGDGARRLELGMWRVDGQVIVRRLELAAATRDPQHMTRLFTEKLDHIEAGFGIEIIRLRASWTEPLGMGQRDVEQAAERHGTSLAACIDRLSVRLGSQAVRRPVSRASHLPERAQDWRPPLEPHPVSQNILEMRERPLKLLDKPERIAVLYASPDGYPQRFRWRGNVHEVARVEGPERIAPEWWRVRSTVRLRDYYRIEDAEGRRYWIYRHGLSGDGRGGLPDWFLQGLSA, from the coding sequence ATGCAGGCACAGACGCCAACACCGAAGCTGCAGGATCGCCGGATATTGGCCATCTGGTGCGCGCGACTGTCGGTCGATCGTTGGCAGCAGTCTCTCGGGTCTGAGACTGGAGAGATTGGAGGCGAGGGCGCGCCCACCGTCCTCATCAGCGAAACCGCTCATGGACCGCGGGTAGAGGCAGCGAACGATGCGGGGATAGAGGCAGGCGCGCGCGTCGGAATGATGCTTGCCGATATGCGCACCTTGTGCCCGCATATCCAGACTGCTCCGGCTGATCCGGCGGGTGATCTTGCCTTCCTTGAGGAACTTGCACTGTGGGCGCAGCGCTGGGGGCCGTGGAGCGCGCTTGATCCGCCCGATGGCGTGCTTGTTGATATCACCGCCGCCGCGCATCTGTTCGGCGGGGAGAGGCGCTTGCTGGGTGATGTCGAGGCGGCCTTCGCACAGCGCAAGCTGAGAGTGCGCAGCGCCATCGCGCCAACGGCAGGCGCGGCATGGGCGCTTGCTCACTTTGGGACGCATCTTGGTCCGCAGCGCGCGATGCTCGGCCCGCGCGATGATGCGATACGCGTGCTGGGCGATCTGCCGGTGGCAGCTTTGCGGCTCGATGCCGACGTGCTTACCGTGCTGCGCCGTCTGGGACTAAAGCGTCTGAGCGATGTCGCCGATATTGCCGGCAACATTTCTGGCCCCACTGAAGCAGCGGCACGCGATGCGCTCCAGCGCCGCTTTCGCAATCGACGTTCGCCTAGTGCCAACCCGTTGATCCGGCTCGACCAGCTGCTCGGCAGGGTGCCTGAGCCGCTGCTGCCGGTGATCGCGCGGCATGCCCCGATGGTCCAGCGCCGGTTGATGGAGCCGATCCGCCATCGCAGCCTGCTCGATCAGGTGCTTGCTGATCTCACCGTCGACATGGCGCGCGAACTGGAGGGGAAGGGTGATGGCGCGCGGCGGCTCGAGCTGGGGATGTGGCGGGTCGATGGGCAGGTGATCGTGAGGCGGCTCGAACTCGCCGCAGCGACCCGCGATCCGCAACATATGACCAGGCTGTTTACCGAGAAACTTGACCATATAGAGGCTGGTTTCGGCATCGAAATCATACGTTTGCGCGCGAGCTGGACCGAGCCGCTTGGTATGGGACAGCGCGATGTCGAACAGGCGGCAGAACGGCATGGAACTTCGCTGGCCGCCTGCATCGACCGGCTGAGCGTGCGGCTTGGCTCGCAGGCGGTGCGCAGGCCTGTTTCGCGGGCCAGCCACTTGCCCGAACGTGCGCAAGACTGGCGGCCTCCGCTCGAGCCTCATCCAGTCTCGCAGAATATATTAGAGATGCGAGAAAGGCCTTTGAAATTACTGGACAAACCAGAGCGAATTGCAGTGCTTTACGCTTCGCCGGATGGCTATCCACAGCGCTTTCGTTGGCGCGGAAATGTGCATGAAGTTGCCCGCGTTGAAGGGCCGGAAAGGATCGCACCTGAATGGTGGCGTGTGCGCTCTACGGTGCGGCTGCGCGACTATTACCGGATCGAGGACGCCGAGGGGCGGCGCTACTGGATCTATCGCCACGGATTATCAGGCGACGGGCGCGGAGGCCTCCCCGACTGGTTCTTGCAGGGCCTGTCCGCGTGA
- a CDS encoding sodium-dependent transporter, whose product MAATGSGHENWSSRSAFILAAVGSAVGLGNMWRFPAEAGENGGGAFVLFYIFCVLLIGLPVLLSEVLIGRHGQANAQESVRKVARDSNAPEGWGVIGSMGVFAAFLILSFYCVVGGWVVYYIGVFLSDLFQTGLAGGAFEGRAAEDVEGLLPGLFGNGGLMVGLNLGFLAVTMFFVARGVSSGIEWVAVYLMPLFFVLFLGITIYGAFTGNFGDAVAYLFTFDASKLTGEVMLAAVGQAFFSLSLGVAGMMTYGAYANRDTNLGETSGIIAGADTAVALLAGLAIFPIVFAAGLSASVGPGLMFQSLPIAFQAMPFGSLIGLAFFIMVFFAALTSSVSLLEAPTAWVFEKFKLKRPVATVIVGLGAAVLGVLSSLSFNDMAEFYPLGFIPLFAETNFFDTLDGVTAKLFMPIGAILTCIFVGWIADAKLIDDENGLDGVLHQTWRALVRFVCPVVLAIILAFGLLG is encoded by the coding sequence ATGGCAGCAACAGGTTCAGGCCACGAAAACTGGTCGTCGCGCAGTGCATTTATTCTGGCCGCGGTCGGCTCGGCCGTCGGGCTGGGCAATATGTGGCGTTTCCCGGCAGAAGCGGGTGAGAATGGGGGCGGCGCTTTTGTACTGTTCTACATCTTCTGCGTGTTGCTGATCGGCCTGCCGGTTCTGCTGTCCGAAGTTCTGATTGGCCGGCATGGCCAGGCCAATGCGCAAGAAAGCGTGCGCAAGGTCGCGCGCGATTCCAATGCTCCTGAAGGGTGGGGCGTGATCGGTTCCATGGGCGTGTTTGCTGCGTTCCTGATCCTCAGCTTCTACTGCGTCGTGGGCGGCTGGGTCGTCTATTATATTGGCGTCTTTCTGAGCGACCTTTTCCAGACGGGCCTTGCGGGCGGCGCATTTGAAGGGCGTGCTGCGGAAGATGTCGAAGGGCTGCTTCCCGGTTTGTTCGGCAATGGCGGGCTTATGGTTGGCCTTAATCTGGGCTTTCTGGCGGTGACGATGTTCTTCGTCGCGCGCGGGGTTTCGAGCGGGATCGAATGGGTCGCGGTTTACCTGATGCCGCTGTTTTTTGTGCTGTTCCTTGGCATTACGATTTACGGCGCTTTCACGGGTAATTTCGGTGATGCGGTCGCCTATCTCTTCACCTTTGATGCGTCGAAGCTTACGGGCGAAGTGATGCTGGCGGCGGTGGGACAGGCGTTCTTCTCGTTGTCGCTCGGTGTGGCAGGGATGATGACCTATGGTGCCTATGCCAACCGCGATACCAATCTTGGTGAGACCTCTGGGATTATCGCAGGTGCGGATACGGCGGTTGCTTTGCTCGCAGGCCTTGCAATTTTCCCGATTGTGTTTGCCGCCGGTCTTTCTGCGAGCGTCGGCCCGGGACTGATGTTCCAGTCGTTGCCGATTGCGTTCCAGGCGATGCCGTTTGGCTCGCTGATCGGTCTGGCGTTTTTCATCATGGTGTTCTTTGCCGCGCTCACCAGTTCGGTCTCGCTGCTTGAGGCGCCGACGGCGTGGGTGTTTGAGAAGTTCAAGCTGAAGCGCCCTGTTGCGACCGTGATTGTCGGGCTTGGAGCGGCTGTCCTCGGGGTTCTTTCTTCGCTGTCGTTCAACGATATGGCGGAATTCTATCCACTCGGGTTCATTCCTTTGTTTGCCGAGACGAACTTCTTCGACACTCTCGACGGGGTGACGGCGAAGCTGTTTATGCCCATCGGAGCTATCCTGACCTGCATCTTTGTTGGTTGGATCGCCGATGCGAAGCTGATCGATGACGAGAACGGGCTCGACGGGGTGTTACACCAGACTTGGCGCGCGCTGGTTCGTTTTGTTTGTCCGGTTGTGCTGGCGATCATCCTGGCGTTCGGCCTCTTGGGTTAG
- a CDS encoding bile acid:sodium symporter family protein, with protein sequence MRARLSLLADPMIAVLLLATFLAVVIPAGGEAKASAQAISNAAIFVLFLVNGMRIARGEIARGLANWRFFLPLFLWVFGVMPLIGLGMSNLASSVLPPLVALGFLYLGTLPSTVQSATSYTSLAGGNVALSVVGAALINIAGVFVTAPIFAGLAGSEAAEIGTDTIVRIGLILILPFLIGQALQGWTIEWLAARKKDVAWLDRIVIGIAVYVAFSGAVEQGLGTMFGATDWVILTALVIGFLALGTGGAWLSSGLLKLEREDRIAFLFAGAQKSVAIGAPLAAILFVPEVAGFVIAPLLLYHLLQLVIAAPLANGLARG encoded by the coding sequence ATGCGCGCGCGATTATCCTTGCTTGCCGATCCGATGATTGCGGTCTTGCTGTTGGCAACATTTCTGGCGGTGGTGATCCCCGCTGGCGGTGAGGCCAAGGCGAGCGCGCAGGCGATTTCGAACGCTGCTATTTTCGTCCTTTTCCTCGTCAACGGAATGCGGATCGCCCGCGGAGAGATTGCGCGCGGGCTAGCCAATTGGCGCTTTTTCCTACCGCTTTTCCTGTGGGTCTTTGGTGTGATGCCACTGATCGGGCTTGGCATGTCCAACCTCGCTTCAAGCGTGCTGCCGCCGTTGGTGGCCTTGGGTTTCCTGTATCTCGGGACGCTGCCTTCGACCGTGCAATCAGCGACTTCCTATACCAGCCTTGCAGGCGGCAATGTCGCTTTGTCAGTAGTCGGAGCGGCGTTAATCAACATTGCTGGTGTGTTCGTGACTGCACCGATCTTCGCTGGGCTCGCCGGGAGCGAGGCGGCGGAGATCGGGACCGACACGATTGTGCGCATCGGCCTGATTCTTATCCTGCCTTTCTTGATCGGACAGGCGCTTCAAGGCTGGACAATCGAGTGGCTTGCCGCGCGAAAAAAAGACGTCGCATGGCTCGACCGGATCGTGATCGGGATCGCTGTTTACGTCGCGTTCTCCGGTGCGGTCGAGCAGGGTCTTGGCACGATGTTCGGCGCTACGGATTGGGTGATCTTAACTGCGTTGGTAATCGGGTTTCTCGCGCTCGGCACTGGAGGGGCCTGGCTTTCCAGCGGGCTGCTCAAGCTTGAGCGTGAGGACAGAATCGCCTTCCTGTTCGCTGGCGCGCAAAAGAGCGTGGCTATCGGCGCGCCGCTTGCCGCTATCCTGTTTGTGCCCGAAGTCGCAGGCTTCGTGATCGCGCCGCTCCTGCTTTATCACCTGCTGCAATTGGTCATCGCAGCGCCGCTCGCCAATGGGTTGGCGCGCGGTTAG
- the prsK gene encoding XrtA/PEP-CTERM system histidine kinase PrsK: protein MFDLSAFEPLLATVLYLAGAVLSAGAGLWIARFGDRERPDRSAALWVCTTSAIWCAASVALDQRDPAIDLAATARNLALIAVIFRLFAADGRDESVKPIRPVIIALVLVQMFQPVLLFVRAQTSALSRLEIVVFEVGTVLNMLVAIGALVLLHNLYAGATATSRKVIRWSALGLAALFAYELNFYTIAYMSDEYPASLLAVRGAIAGVAATLLAIGASSTSSSLQLRPSRAVTFQTLSLLVIGTYLLVMVLVSRSLALLGGDFVRIGQVAFLLVAIVVAFVWLPSERLRGWLRVTATKHLFQHRYDYREEWLRFTRTIGRASSGGASIHTRAVKAIADITDSPAGMLLMPNEEAQLELTARWNWSTIEVPAEAAQYKLAALLEQHSHILDLDEVRAGVDHHGELAHVPSWLIEAEDAWALAPLIHFDRLVGVIVLARPRIERQLDWEDFDLLRVAGQQLASYLAEQAGQQALMDASRFDEFNRRMAFVMHDIKNLASQLSLLSGNAAKHADNPDFRADMLVTLRNSSEKLNALLARLGRYGSGQTQDVREIDLTDLAERVTERFRANHPVSLSSSEPVMVLADAEALEQAVIHLVQNAVDASTGDEQVFLSVRNEGLNGHLDVIDSGIGMSPEFVRSGLYKPFVSSKDGGFGIGAFEAREMIRAMGGRISVESREGVGTRFGVSLPVPEAARLLAQHQQPNTKEVA from the coding sequence ATGTTCGACTTGTCAGCCTTCGAACCCCTTCTTGCGACGGTGCTCTACCTGGCGGGCGCTGTATTGAGCGCAGGGGCGGGCCTATGGATCGCTCGGTTCGGCGACCGCGAAAGACCTGATCGCAGTGCTGCGCTATGGGTATGCACCACTTCAGCAATCTGGTGCGCGGCGAGTGTTGCGCTTGACCAGCGCGACCCTGCCATTGACCTGGCAGCAACGGCGCGGAATTTGGCTTTGATCGCGGTGATTTTCCGTCTGTTTGCCGCAGATGGCCGCGATGAAAGCGTCAAGCCTATTCGCCCGGTAATCATCGCGCTTGTTCTGGTGCAGATGTTCCAGCCGGTACTGCTGTTTGTCAGGGCGCAAACTTCCGCCCTCTCGCGGTTGGAAATCGTGGTTTTTGAAGTCGGCACTGTGCTCAACATGCTGGTCGCAATCGGAGCATTGGTGTTGCTGCACAATCTCTATGCCGGGGCGACCGCGACCTCACGCAAGGTCATCCGGTGGAGTGCATTGGGTCTGGCAGCATTGTTTGCCTATGAGCTAAACTTCTACACGATTGCCTATATGAGCGATGAGTATCCTGCATCGCTGCTAGCCGTTCGCGGTGCGATCGCCGGGGTTGCGGCAACGCTGCTCGCCATCGGCGCAAGTTCCACCAGTTCCTCGCTGCAATTGCGTCCATCGCGTGCGGTGACATTCCAGACGCTCTCCTTGCTGGTGATCGGCACCTATTTGCTGGTGATGGTCCTAGTCTCGCGTTCGCTTGCGCTTTTGGGCGGAGACTTTGTGCGGATCGGGCAGGTAGCGTTCCTGCTGGTAGCTATCGTTGTGGCGTTCGTTTGGCTTCCGTCAGAGCGCCTTCGCGGCTGGCTGCGCGTGACCGCGACCAAACACCTATTCCAGCACCGTTATGACTACCGCGAGGAATGGCTTCGCTTCACCCGAACGATTGGCCGCGCATCGAGCGGCGGGGCGAGTATCCACACGCGTGCAGTCAAGGCGATAGCCGACATCACGGACAGTCCTGCGGGCATGTTGCTAATGCCCAATGAAGAGGCGCAATTGGAGCTGACCGCGCGGTGGAACTGGTCGACTATCGAGGTTCCCGCAGAAGCGGCACAGTACAAGCTCGCCGCGCTGCTCGAACAACACAGCCATATTCTCGATCTGGATGAGGTTCGCGCCGGAGTTGATCATCATGGAGAGCTGGCGCATGTGCCTTCGTGGTTGATCGAGGCAGAGGATGCCTGGGCGCTGGCGCCGCTAATCCACTTTGATCGTCTGGTCGGTGTGATCGTGCTCGCTAGGCCGCGGATTGAACGGCAGCTCGACTGGGAAGATTTCGATCTGCTGCGCGTCGCAGGACAGCAATTGGCAAGCTACCTTGCCGAACAGGCCGGCCAGCAAGCCTTGATGGATGCAAGCCGCTTTGACGAGTTCAACCGGCGAATGGCGTTTGTGATGCATGACATCAAGAATCTCGCCAGCCAGCTCTCCTTGCTTTCTGGCAATGCGGCAAAGCATGCCGACAACCCCGATTTTCGCGCCGACATGCTGGTGACTTTGCGCAACTCCTCGGAAAAGCTCAACGCCCTGCTTGCTCGGCTGGGTCGTTATGGCTCGGGCCAGACGCAGGATGTGCGCGAGATCGATCTGACAGATCTGGCCGAACGTGTGACCGAACGGTTCAGAGCGAACCACCCGGTTTCGCTTTCAAGCAGTGAGCCGGTCATGGTGCTGGCAGATGCCGAAGCGCTCGAGCAGGCTGTAATCCATTTGGTGCAGAATGCAGTCGATGCCAGCACCGGCGATGAACAGGTGTTCCTTAGCGTTCGCAATGAGGGCTTGAATGGGCACCTCGACGTGATCGATTCCGGCATCGGGATGTCGCCCGAATTTGTCCGCAGCGGGCTCTACAAACCCTTTGTCTCTTCAAAGGATGGCGGCTTCGGAATCGGTGCCTTTGAAGCGCGCGAGATGATCCGCGCAATGGGCGGGCGGATCAGCGTGGAATCGCGCGAAGGTGTCGGTACGCGCTTCGGCGTCTCGCTGCCCGTTCCCGAAGCAGCGCGACTGCTGGCGCAACATCAACAGCCAAACACGAAAGAGGTCGCATAA